One region of Carya illinoinensis cultivar Pawnee chromosome 8, C.illinoinensisPawnee_v1, whole genome shotgun sequence genomic DNA includes:
- the LOC122274451 gene encoding uncharacterized protein LOC122274451 produces MDPSVIAQLMDILRVNPYSRFFRSLGDLPSLECQKICIRSDPGLDQRVYNAPTSSEVAAIWVEDDTLDQITPRDIFVYNHVGGSHIVQYYYGCYDPLQYPLLFPFGDIGWHQVFRRKRKDSFVSCREYYCYKLQIRENINSILLVSGRLLQQFVVDMYIKIETSRLDYFRSNQQHIRSELYQGIVDSISVGETNASRIGKRIILPSSFIGGPRDMQKRYMEAMTLVQRYGKPDIFLTITCNPNWKEISAELKPHEETQNRPDLIARVFKAKLEELKDQLFKWEIFGKVSAYVYVIEHQKRGLPHAHFLIILRRDWKLYAPESFDQIVSAELPDKNKNLHLYTAVTKHMMHGPCGILNPANVCMKRNGHCKNSYPRQFVRNTTIGNDCFPIYRRADDKKVVKIRGHDLDNR; encoded by the exons ATGGATCCATCAGTTATTGCACAGCTCATGGATATTCTTCGTGTCAATCCATATTCTAGATTTTTTCGCTCTCTTGGAGATTTACCAAGTTTGGAATGTCAAAAAATATGCATTAGATCAGATCCTGGTTTAGATCAACGTGTATATAATGCTCCTACATCATCAGAAGTTGCAGCAATTTGGGTTGAAGATGATACTCTAGATCAAATAACACCTCGAGACATCTTTGTTTACAACCATGTTGGTGGAAGTCACATTGTTCAATATTACTATGGATGTTATGATCCACTTCAGTATCCATTGTTGTTTCCTTTTGGTGATATTGGATGGCATCAAG TgtttagaagaaaaagaaaagattcatTTGTTTCATGCCGCGAATACTATTGTTATAAGTTACAAATCAGGGAAAATATCAATTCTATTCTTCTGGTCTCTGGCCGATTGCTtcaacaatttgttgttgatatgtatattaaaattgagaCGTCAAGATTAGATTATTTTCGTAGCAATCAGCAACACATTCGATCTGAATTATATCAAGGCATTGTGGATAGCATCAGTGTTGGAGAAACAAATGCTTCTAGAATTGGAAAGCGAATAATTTTACCATCATCTTTTATTGGAGGTCCAAGGGATATGCAAAAAAGATATATGGAGGCAATGACTTTAGTTCAAAGGTATGGCAAACCAGATATCTTTCTGACAATTACATGCAACCCAAATTGGAAAGAAATCTCTGCTGAATTGAAACCACATGAAGAAACTCAAAATCGTCCTGATTTAATTGCCCGAGTCTTCAAAGCAAAGTTAGAAGAATTGAAGGATCAATTATTCAAGTGggaaatatttggaaaagtttcagcatatgtttatgttattgaaCATCAGAAAAGAGGACTTCCCCATGCACATTTTTTGATCATCCTACGTCGAGATTGGAAATTATATGCACCTGAATCTTTTGATCAAATTGTTTCTGCAGAATTACCTGACAAAAACAAGAACTTACATCTTTATACAGCTGTTACAAAGCATATGATGCATGGACCGTGTGGAATTTTGAATCCTGCAAATGTCTGCATGAAAAGGAATGGTCATTGCAAAAATAGTTACCCAAGACAATTTGTCAGAAATACAACTATTGGAAATGATTGTTTTCCAATATACAGACGAGCTGATGACAAAAAAGTAGTCAAAATCAGAGGTCATGATTTGGATAATCGATAG